One genomic segment of Novisyntrophococcus fermenticellae includes these proteins:
- a CDS encoding molybdopterin-dependent aldehyde oxidoreductase: MIKKSLIINGLPRTLLVNPEENLAKVLREQLLLTGCKVGCQIGQCGTCTVIVDGKAVRSCLVKMKKLEDGTKIETIEGVGTPENLHPLQLAWMGHGCAQCGYCSPGFIMSAKVLLEENPDPTREEVRAWFQKHRNLCRCTGYKPLVDAVMDAAKVLRGEMKKEDLIFTPVGNKILGTSYVRPSALQKVTGTWGYGADMALEMPADTARLALVQADIPHAVIKGVDFEEAGKMPGVIKVITAKDVKGKNRISGLITFATNKGDGWDRPILCDEKIFQIGDAVAIVAADTEEHAKEAAKAVKLDLEPLPAYMSAMEAMEEDAIEIHPGTPNVYFETNCIKGEDTKPIMESAPYVAEVHAYTSRQPHLHLEPDCGCAYIDEEGRLTVHSKSIGIHLHSAMIVAGIGVEPDKFRLIQNPSGGTFGYKFSPTMEALLGVACLALDGRACTLVYDQYQNITYTGKRSPAFMNIKLAADAEGRLLGMEGDNYVDHGPYSEFGDLLTMRLSQFTGAGYDIRNIRNKSQTVCTNHAWGSAFRGYGSPQSLMGSELCMDILAEKMGMDPFELRYKNIYRKEWGSTTPTGQTPEVYNLEEMYEKARPIYYEAKERLAKMNTEKLKYGVGFAAGIYGCGLDGKDSSIANVQLNPDGTVTVFNSWEDHGQGADIGTLTMAHETLRQAGITPDKIQLVMNDTGRTPASGPAGGSRSNVVTGNATRVAAEMLVNAMRKTDGTYRTYEEMVAENIPVFYEGTWVASACTDCDLETAQGAPFSNYMYQLFIPEVEVNVETGQVRVIRYSTICDFGTIINKTVVDGQVYGGLTQGIGLALSEDFEDYSKHTTLAGCGIPYPKDVPDDINIVYVETKRPEGPYGASGCGEGPLTAGHPAILSAIYNATGARITELPAKPEKVKEALLRR; this comes from the coding sequence ATGATTAAAAAAAGCTTGATTATCAACGGTCTGCCACGCACGCTGTTGGTAAATCCGGAGGAAAATCTGGCAAAGGTGCTGCGGGAGCAATTGCTCTTAACAGGATGTAAGGTGGGATGTCAAATCGGACAATGTGGTACCTGTACGGTCATTGTGGATGGAAAGGCTGTACGTTCCTGTCTGGTGAAGATGAAAAAACTGGAGGATGGGACGAAAATAGAGACGATTGAAGGTGTGGGAACTCCCGAAAATCTTCATCCGCTGCAGCTGGCCTGGATGGGACATGGATGTGCGCAGTGCGGATACTGTTCGCCCGGATTTATCATGTCGGCGAAAGTTCTTTTGGAAGAGAATCCGGATCCCACCAGAGAAGAGGTGCGCGCATGGTTCCAGAAACACCGTAATCTCTGCAGATGTACGGGATATAAGCCTTTGGTAGACGCAGTTATGGATGCGGCAAAGGTGCTGCGTGGGGAGATGAAGAAAGAGGACCTGATCTTTACACCGGTGGGAAATAAGATATTGGGAACCAGCTATGTACGTCCCTCAGCGCTTCAGAAAGTTACCGGAACATGGGGGTATGGTGCAGATATGGCATTGGAGATGCCGGCTGATACTGCAAGGCTGGCACTGGTACAGGCAGATATTCCCCACGCCGTTATAAAAGGAGTGGATTTTGAAGAGGCCGGGAAAATGCCCGGAGTCATTAAGGTCATTACTGCGAAGGATGTAAAGGGAAAGAACCGCATCAGCGGGCTGATTACATTTGCTACGAATAAGGGAGATGGATGGGACCGTCCGATTCTCTGCGATGAGAAGATATTTCAGATTGGTGATGCTGTGGCAATTGTGGCGGCAGACACCGAAGAGCATGCAAAAGAGGCAGCCAAAGCCGTAAAGCTGGATTTGGAGCCGCTGCCTGCTTATATGAGTGCAATGGAGGCCATGGAGGAGGATGCAATTGAGATTCATCCAGGAACTCCCAATGTCTATTTTGAAACGAACTGTATCAAAGGGGAAGATACAAAACCGATTATGGAATCTGCACCTTACGTTGCAGAAGTTCATGCGTATACGAGCCGTCAGCCTCATCTGCATCTGGAGCCGGACTGCGGCTGTGCATACATAGATGAAGAGGGAAGACTGACCGTGCATTCCAAAAGTATTGGTATCCACCTGCATTCTGCCATGATTGTTGCGGGAATCGGTGTGGAACCGGATAAATTCCGCCTGATTCAAAATCCATCCGGCGGAACATTCGGATACAAATTTTCTCCTACGATGGAGGCATTGCTGGGCGTGGCCTGTCTGGCCCTGGATGGAAGAGCATGCACACTGGTTTACGACCAGTATCAGAATATCACCTATACCGGAAAACGTTCCCCTGCCTTTATGAACATTAAGCTTGCGGCAGATGCAGAGGGAAGACTGCTGGGCATGGAAGGGGACAACTACGTGGATCATGGTCCGTATTCTGAATTTGGAGATCTGCTGACTATGAGACTGTCCCAGTTTACCGGAGCAGGCTATGATATCCGCAATATCCGCAACAAGAGCCAGACCGTATGCACGAATCATGCATGGGGATCGGCATTTCGGGGGTATGGTTCACCCCAGTCCCTCATGGGCTCTGAACTTTGTATGGATATTCTGGCAGAAAAGATGGGTATGGATCCATTCGAACTGAGGTATAAGAATATCTACAGAAAGGAGTGGGGCTCCACGACACCTACAGGTCAGACGCCGGAGGTTTATAATCTGGAAGAGATGTATGAGAAAGCGCGTCCGATCTACTATGAGGCAAAAGAACGCCTGGCAAAGATGAATACAGAGAAACTAAAATACGGGGTTGGATTTGCAGCAGGCATCTATGGCTGCGGACTGGATGGAAAGGACAGCTCGATTGCGAACGTTCAACTAAATCCCGATGGCACAGTCACCGTATTTAATTCTTGGGAAGATCATGGACAGGGTGCTGATATCGGTACACTGACGATGGCTCATGAAACCCTGCGTCAGGCAGGAATCACACCGGATAAGATTCAGCTTGTGATGAATGACACCGGACGCACACCGGCTTCCGGTCCTGCAGGCGGCAGCCGTTCCAATGTGGTTACCGGAAATGCTACGCGCGTGGCTGCGGAGATGCTTGTCAATGCAATGCGTAAAACCGATGGTACTTACCGTACTTACGAAGAGATGGTGGCTGAAAACATTCCTGTATTTTATGAAGGAACCTGGGTGGCCAGTGCCTGCACAGACTGTGATCTGGAAACTGCACAGGGAGCGCCTTTCAGTAATTATATGTATCAGCTGTTCATTCCGGAAGTAGAGGTCAATGTTGAAACAGGGCAGGTGAGAGTGATTCGGTATAGTACCATCTGTGATTTTGGAACAATCATCAATAAAACCGTTGTGGACGGTCAGGTATATGGCGGACTGACACAGGGAATCGGACTGGCGCTGAGTGAGGATTTTGAGGATTACAGTAAACACACCACATTGGCCGGCTGCGGAATTCCTTATCCCAAGGATGTCCCGGATGATATCAACATTGTCTATGTAGAGACAAAACGGCCGGAAGGACCTTATGGAGCATCGGGCTGCGGGGAAGGTCCGCTGACCGCAGGACATCCGGCAATCTTAAGTGCCATCTATAACGCGACCGGTGCCAGAATCACGGAGTTACCGGCAAAACCTGAAAAGGTAAAGGAAGCACTTTTAAGACGTTAA
- a CDS encoding pyridine nucleotide-disulfide oxidoreductase/dicluster-binding protein: MHEVDQNELRELEKLCTQEQPPSSTAACPLHVDCRGICNALAEGSFDKARAVYEKAVPFPELLPKICEAPCQEVCVCAREGNGVFLRKLEEAASVYGKPKKTGNFIRKKSKTAAIIGGGICGMTAALELGKKGYPVTLYEKAERLGGHLKAHPEVTGELLNQMAARLSEYHVRLVMNHEQTSPRELQQAYDAVMIAWGKGQAGGADVYYRCETPGIFRAGDVLDGEAYFWVQAMADGKHCALSMDRYMQGVSVEAGREKEGVFETTLCVDRPAGAWQANSKPPEEEKLVKMHGDELLSKEEAREEAERCWNCQCTRCTDACAFMRHYKSYPKKYLRTVYNNLSIAMGTHHANGMINTCNLCGQCSEVCPYGLDLGQVMQKAREVMVSKEKMPRSAFDFALEDMKFSNGDCYFASREKCRYVYFPGCQLSASAPDIVRSSYLDLKKRMDGEVGLILGCCGIMAKWAGESGLYEETLSKLRDSLAQMGNPVIITACPTCYDTFIREFTEQQVQGIWQVLECIGLPRTTALSEKRFLHDACGARAHPEVRASMRRLAGAMGIRVEEQVYKEEKAGCCGYGGLAQFSNPGVAAGVTAQALEGKDCYLTYCINCRDRFAKAGADSVHILEVIYGSDPDGKRPWPRYSLRRKNRFRLQQELRKEIWKEEVTAMEESRLYYSSELEDELEKRLILESDICQVIAQAEKEHHRIWDRESETFIAHHRVGHVTYWVYYREREDGYEILRTYSHRMQIKGEA, translated from the coding sequence ATGCATGAGGTAGATCAGAACGAACTTCGTGAACTGGAAAAACTCTGCACACAGGAGCAGCCGCCGTCAAGTACGGCGGCCTGTCCGCTCCATGTGGACTGCAGAGGGATTTGTAATGCACTTGCGGAAGGGAGTTTTGACAAGGCAAGAGCCGTCTATGAGAAAGCCGTTCCTTTCCCTGAACTGCTTCCAAAAATCTGTGAAGCTCCCTGCCAGGAGGTATGCGTCTGTGCGCGTGAAGGAAACGGTGTTTTTCTGCGCAAGCTGGAAGAGGCGGCATCCGTCTATGGAAAGCCGAAGAAAACCGGGAACTTTATAAGGAAGAAGTCAAAGACGGCAGCGATTATCGGAGGCGGTATCTGCGGTATGACAGCAGCTCTGGAGCTGGGAAAGAAAGGCTATCCTGTCACTCTGTATGAAAAAGCGGAAAGACTTGGGGGACACTTAAAAGCACATCCTGAAGTGACTGGAGAACTTTTAAATCAGATGGCAGCAAGGCTGTCGGAATATCATGTCAGGCTTGTCATGAATCATGAACAGACAAGCCCCCGGGAATTGCAGCAAGCATATGATGCGGTGATGATTGCCTGGGGGAAAGGGCAGGCCGGAGGAGCAGATGTCTATTATCGCTGTGAAACGCCCGGTATTTTCCGGGCGGGGGATGTGTTGGATGGAGAAGCGTACTTCTGGGTGCAGGCTATGGCAGACGGAAAGCATTGTGCACTTTCCATGGATCGCTACATGCAGGGAGTTTCCGTGGAGGCAGGACGGGAAAAGGAAGGCGTATTTGAAACCACCTTATGTGTGGATCGCCCTGCAGGTGCATGGCAGGCAAATTCAAAACCACCGGAGGAAGAAAAACTTGTAAAAATGCATGGAGACGAGCTGCTGTCAAAAGAAGAAGCCCGGGAAGAAGCGGAAAGATGCTGGAACTGCCAATGCACCAGGTGTACGGATGCCTGTGCATTCATGCGACATTACAAATCGTATCCTAAGAAGTACTTAAGGACTGTGTATAACAATCTTTCGATTGCCATGGGGACGCACCATGCAAACGGTATGATTAATACCTGTAATCTGTGCGGCCAATGTTCCGAGGTCTGCCCTTATGGACTGGATTTGGGGCAGGTCATGCAAAAAGCCAGAGAAGTTATGGTTTCCAAAGAAAAGATGCCCCGGTCGGCATTTGACTTTGCGCTGGAGGATATGAAATTTTCCAATGGGGACTGTTATTTTGCCAGCAGGGAGAAATGCCGGTATGTCTATTTCCCCGGCTGTCAGCTCAGCGCTTCAGCGCCTGACATTGTAAGGTCATCGTATCTGGATCTGAAGAAACGGATGGATGGGGAGGTCGGCCTGATTTTGGGGTGTTGTGGGATTATGGCAAAGTGGGCCGGAGAATCCGGGCTATATGAAGAAACCTTGAGCAAACTGAGAGATTCATTGGCACAGATGGGGAATCCGGTAATCATCACAGCCTGTCCAACCTGCTATGATACATTTATCAGGGAATTTACGGAGCAGCAGGTACAGGGAATCTGGCAAGTGCTGGAGTGTATCGGCCTTCCCCGGACAACAGCACTGTCAGAAAAAAGATTCTTGCACGATGCCTGCGGAGCCAGAGCGCATCCGGAGGTGCGTGCATCGATGCGGCGGCTGGCCGGGGCCATGGGTATTCGGGTAGAGGAACAGGTCTACAAAGAAGAAAAGGCAGGATGCTGTGGTTATGGCGGTCTGGCCCAGTTTTCAAATCCCGGGGTAGCGGCCGGGGTGACCGCCCAGGCGTTGGAAGGAAAGGACTGCTACCTGACCTACTGCATCAATTGCAGGGACCGTTTTGCAAAGGCCGGCGCAGATTCCGTACACATACTGGAAGTGATATATGGGTCAGACCCGGATGGTAAAAGACCCTGGCCACGCTATTCTCTGCGGCGAAAGAACAGATTTCGTCTGCAGCAGGAGTTGCGTAAAGAAATCTGGAAAGAAGAGGTGACGGCGATGGAGGAAAGCAGGCTTTATTATTCATCGGAACTGGAAGATGAGCTGGAAAAGCGCCTGATTCTGGAAAGCGATATTTGCCAGGTCATTGCGCAGGCGGAAAAGGAACACCACCGCATCTGGGACAGGGAAAGTGAAACCTTTATTGCCCATCATAGGGTAGGACACGTGACTTACTGGGTGTATTACAGAGAACGGGAGGATGGTTACGAGATATTAAGAACCTATTCCCACAGAATGCAGATAAAGGGGGAGGCATAA
- a CDS encoding DVU_1557 family redox protein produces MSQKYHESYEFEPGSLVCDKCQAAMEPGEVILQYMGNDFPIQMPKCPLCGQVFIPEELASGKILQVERALEDK; encoded by the coding sequence ATGTCACAGAAATATCATGAGTCCTATGAATTTGAACCGGGAAGTCTTGTCTGTGACAAGTGTCAGGCGGCTATGGAACCCGGGGAAGTGATACTTCAATATATGGGGAATGATTTTCCAATCCAAATGCCAAAATGTCCTTTATGCGGACAGGTATTCATACCTGAAGAACTGGCAAGTGGTAAGATCCTCCAGGTGGAACGGGCTCTGGAAGACAAGTAA
- a CDS encoding class I SAM-dependent methyltransferase produces the protein MEHCDFWGDKEQSHPGGTALTLWLLEQAEKAKGPIWKGKFLDVGCGTGDTVKLLKNLGFQANGIDRILPLELKEKGLIEGDFLKWFFPEDSYDGLFLECTLCLLNEEETFHNITKCLKHDGLLLLSDIYRKDTGIPDYRKFGFQLIAARTCEEEWKAYRSYWLWNYGKDNGFACLPGGKTDLSNMSYYAGVYRADG, from the coding sequence ATGGAACATTGTGACTTTTGGGGAGACAAAGAACAGAGTCATCCGGGTGGCACAGCACTTACTCTGTGGCTGCTGGAACAGGCGGAAAAGGCGAAAGGCCCCATTTGGAAAGGGAAATTCCTGGATGTGGGCTGCGGCACGGGGGATACCGTAAAGCTTTTGAAAAACCTGGGATTTCAGGCAAATGGAATCGATCGGATACTGCCCTTGGAGTTGAAAGAAAAAGGCTTGATAGAAGGGGATTTCCTGAAATGGTTTTTCCCTGAAGACAGCTATGATGGGCTGTTTCTGGAATGCACGCTCTGCCTTTTGAACGAGGAGGAGACATTTCATAATATAACAAAGTGTTTAAAGCATGACGGCCTTTTACTATTGTCGGATATCTACCGGAAGGATACAGGCATACCTGACTATAGAAAATTTGGGTTTCAGCTAATAGCAGCCAGAACCTGTGAGGAGGAGTGGAAAGCCTACCGGTCATACTGGCTCTGGAATTATGGAAAGGACAACGGCTTTGCCTGCCTGCCGGGAGGAAAGACGGATTTGAGTAATATGAGCTATTATGCGGGGGTTTATCGGGCGGATGGCTGA
- a CDS encoding DVU_1555 family C-GCAxxG-C-C protein, translating into MDIETRLLELAGQGMACSQMLMIMALEEAQVECPQAVRTVSGLCGGLGYCGRECGALTGGCAVLGFFAGKGIPEEEPELDFLTILREYVDWFISNYGKEDKTCSCQTILGGDFDRAGTVCMPLVAACYEKLMELLSDYEIPLSDPYC; encoded by the coding sequence ATGGATATAGAAACTCGTTTGCTAGAACTGGCCGGACAGGGGATGGCCTGCAGCCAGATGCTGATGATTATGGCCTTGGAAGAGGCCCAGGTAGAATGCCCCCAGGCAGTCAGAACCGTGAGCGGATTATGCGGCGGACTGGGGTATTGCGGGCGGGAATGCGGTGCATTGACCGGAGGATGTGCAGTTCTGGGATTTTTTGCGGGAAAGGGAATACCTGAGGAAGAACCGGAGCTGGATTTTCTGACGATCCTCCGCGAATATGTGGACTGGTTTATAAGTAATTATGGAAAAGAGGACAAAACCTGCAGTTGCCAGACTATCCTGGGTGGTGATTTTGACAGGGCAGGAACTGTATGCATGCCTTTAGTCGCCGCCTGCTATGAGAAACTGATGGAGCTGCTAAGTGACTATGAAATCCCATTATCAGATCCCTATTGCTAA
- a CDS encoding nucleotidyltransferase family protein yields the protein MKYQVLILAAGCSRRMKKFKPLLPLGKGCILQSVIDNFKKSGLEDILVVVGCQRQRVISLLKQEHVSWVVNEAYEDTDMLESVKVGLSAIKADTDAVFICPGDVPLIAPATIQEIIRTYEQGDSPILIPTYKGEMGHPPVYSAAVIQEIQNHREDGGLRSFLQRYPFWIRYLPVEDEEVVKDANLPEDYKRILNVYALKKQEVIQ from the coding sequence ATGAAATATCAGGTATTGATTCTGGCTGCCGGATGCTCCAGAAGGATGAAAAAATTCAAACCCCTGCTGCCACTGGGAAAAGGATGTATCTTACAGTCTGTAATAGACAATTTTAAAAAGTCAGGCTTAGAAGATATCCTTGTGGTCGTGGGATGTCAGAGACAGCGGGTGATATCTCTGCTGAAACAGGAACATGTGTCCTGGGTGGTGAATGAAGCCTATGAAGATACGGATATGCTGGAATCTGTGAAAGTCGGACTGTCGGCAATCAAGGCAGATACAGATGCCGTCTTTATCTGCCCGGGGGACGTCCCCCTGATAGCCCCTGCAACGATACAGGAGATTATCCGAACTTATGAACAGGGAGACAGCCCGATCTTAATACCTACATATAAGGGGGAGATGGGACACCCGCCCGTCTACAGTGCTGCGGTTATACAGGAAATACAAAACCATCGTGAAGACGGCGGTCTGCGCAGCTTCCTGCAGAGATATCCCTTTTGGATCCGGTATCTGCCGGTGGAAGATGAGGAAGTTGTCAAAGATGCCAATCTGCCTGAAGACTATAAACGTATTTTAAACGTTTATGCTTTGAAAAAACAGGAGGTGATTCAATGA
- the trsS gene encoding radical SAM (seleno)protein TrsS, translating to MNCQKTESVCPVCLKKVDAFRVPEGQKVYLEKECCEHGKFRTLIWNGPPAYEFWGKKKEPVPLISPAMEMKQGCPYDCGLCTDHRQKTCCVLLEVTKRCDLNCPLCFASAGGDARDDLTLEEIELQFKDMMQRGGPFNIQLSGGEPGMREDLPEIIKLGRHVGFEYFQMNTNGIRIGYDRQYMHRLAEAGLNCVFLQFDGLDESVYKKLRGRELLAEKMAAIEACRREGIGVVLVPVIAPDINVDQVGKILDFALEQMPVVRGVHFQPVSYFGRYMGNAPEERFTMPDLLREIEKQTRGQMKASDFTAGNAENAYCSFSGNFIKEADGGITPWDHSNSCGCGSSDKSKEFVARQWSAPPKACTCCCEEDNLDSSSLDEFLNRLNRQTLAVSCMTFMDAWNLDLERLKECYIHISEYKDNPRLIPFCAYNLTAADGRTLYRGFRHEQEE from the coding sequence ATGAATTGTCAAAAGACGGAGAGCGTCTGTCCGGTCTGCCTGAAGAAAGTCGACGCGTTTAGAGTCCCGGAAGGACAGAAGGTATATCTGGAAAAAGAATGCTGCGAGCATGGAAAGTTTCGTACGTTGATCTGGAATGGGCCTCCGGCGTATGAATTCTGGGGAAAAAAGAAAGAGCCCGTCCCATTGATTTCACCGGCGATGGAGATGAAACAGGGATGTCCCTATGACTGCGGTCTGTGCACAGATCATCGACAGAAAACCTGTTGTGTTTTACTGGAAGTGACAAAGCGGTGTGATTTGAACTGTCCACTTTGTTTTGCCTCGGCAGGAGGAGATGCCAGGGATGATCTTACACTTGAGGAAATTGAATTACAGTTCAAAGATATGATGCAGCGGGGAGGTCCGTTTAATATCCAGTTATCCGGCGGCGAACCGGGCATGAGGGAGGACCTTCCTGAGATTATAAAGTTGGGGCGACACGTAGGATTCGAGTACTTTCAGATGAACACCAATGGAATTCGAATCGGATACGACAGGCAATACATGCACCGGTTGGCCGAGGCAGGACTTAACTGTGTATTCCTGCAATTTGACGGTCTGGATGAAAGTGTTTACAAAAAATTGCGGGGAAGAGAACTACTGGCAGAGAAAATGGCGGCAATAGAAGCGTGCAGGCGGGAAGGCATCGGCGTGGTACTGGTACCGGTTATTGCACCTGATATCAATGTAGACCAGGTTGGAAAGATATTGGATTTTGCTTTAGAGCAGATGCCGGTGGTAAGAGGTGTACATTTTCAGCCTGTGAGTTATTTTGGAAGATATATGGGCAACGCTCCCGAAGAACGGTTCACAATGCCCGACCTTTTAAGAGAAATTGAAAAACAGACCCGGGGACAGATGAAGGCCAGTGATTTTACAGCTGGAAATGCAGAAAATGCCTATTGTTCCTTCTCGGGTAACTTTATAAAAGAAGCGGATGGCGGCATCACTCCATGGGATCATTCGAATTCCTGTGGATGCGGAAGCTCGGATAAATCCAAAGAATTTGTAGCCCGTCAGTGGTCGGCGCCACCCAAAGCCTGTACTTGCTGCTGTGAAGAAGACAACCTTGATTCCTCCTCCCTGGATGAATTCTTAAATCGTCTGAACCGCCAGACGCTGGCGGTATCCTGCATGACCTTTATGGATGCCTGGAACCTGGATCTGGAGCGTTTGAAAGAATGTTATATCCACATTTCGGAATATAAAGACAACCCCAGACTGATTCCATTCTGCGCATACAACCTTACAGCGGCAGATGGAAGGACGTTATATAGAGGGTTCCGCCATGAACAAGAAGAGTAG
- a CDS encoding DVU_1553 family AMP-dependent CoA ligase: MNKKSRTCRWESWARQHISDGALMQRESIRSYQFQKIQETYFRVLRNSSFYKKMYKDSGCPSALNNWQNFGELPLITEEDIRKRGMEMVCVSQSQISRVVSLDTSGTTGLPKRLFFTEEDQELTLDFFHYGMKELADPKDRVMILLPGGQRGGLANLLERGVARIPAKSLVYGLVEETEDCVNEICRNQITVVVGIPVQVQALAACCRDRKIKVPVKRVLLSTDVLSDSVRHQIEEGLSCEVFNHYGMTELGYGGALECREHQGMHIRENDLYVEIVEPISGKSLPEGSLGEIAVTTLTRKGMPLIRYRTGDMGRMLPGRCPCGSILKRLDGIRRISDSLDWNK, encoded by the coding sequence ATGAACAAGAAGAGTAGGACCTGTAGATGGGAAAGCTGGGCCCGGCAGCATATCAGCGACGGTGCCCTTATGCAGCGGGAGAGCATCCGGTCTTATCAGTTTCAGAAAATACAGGAAACCTATTTCCGGGTTCTTCGAAATAGTTCTTTTTATAAGAAAATGTATAAAGATTCAGGATGTCCCTCTGCGCTGAATAACTGGCAGAATTTTGGGGAGCTGCCTCTGATCACGGAGGAGGATATCCGGAAACGTGGTATGGAGATGGTTTGCGTTTCCCAAAGTCAGATCAGCCGTGTGGTGTCTTTAGATACCTCCGGTACCACAGGGCTCCCGAAAAGGTTGTTTTTTACAGAAGAAGATCAGGAATTAACGCTGGATTTCTTTCATTATGGAATGAAAGAACTGGCAGATCCCAAAGACCGGGTCATGATTTTACTGCCGGGCGGCCAAAGGGGAGGGCTGGCAAATCTTTTAGAAAGGGGCGTGGCGCGGATACCTGCTAAGAGCCTCGTCTATGGATTGGTGGAAGAGACCGAAGACTGTGTGAATGAAATCTGCCGGAATCAGATTACCGTAGTGGTGGGCATTCCTGTCCAGGTGCAGGCACTGGCTGCCTGCTGCAGGGATAGGAAGATAAAGGTTCCGGTAAAACGGGTCCTTTTAAGTACAGACGTCTTGTCTGATTCAGTTCGCCATCAAATAGAGGAAGGACTTTCCTGTGAGGTCTTTAACCACTATGGAATGACGGAACTGGGATATGGGGGAGCATTGGAGTGCAGAGAACATCAGGGAATGCATATCCGGGAGAATGATCTGTACGTGGAGATTGTAGAGCCGATATCAGGAAAGAGTCTGCCGGAAGGCAGCCTTGGTGAGATTGCAGTTACCACGTTGACCAGAAAAGGCATGCCTCTGATTCGCTATCGGACAGGAGATATGGGCAGGATGTTGCCCGGACGCTGCCCCTGCGGCAGTATACTGAAACGACTGGATGGAATCAGAAGAATCAGTGACAGCCTTGACTGGAACAAGTAG
- a CDS encoding aminotransferase class I/II-fold pyridoxal phosphate-dependent enzyme yields MNDRNIEEQRRAPIYEALESFQKKRVVPFDVPGHKRGRGNPELAKLLGEKCVGLDVNSMKPLDNLCHPVSVIRDAEELAARAFGAADAFLMVGGTTSAVQSMILSVCKAGEKMILPRNVHKSVINALVLCGAVPVYVNPDVNSMLGISLGMEMNQVEKAIRENPDAVAVFINNPTYYGICSDIRSIVKLAHTHGMKVLADEAHGTHLYFGKGLPVSAMEAGADMAAVSMHKSGGSLTQSSLLLLNKGVNGDYVRQIINLTQTTSASYLLLSSLDISRRNLALRGEESFARVVEMAEYARDEINSIGGYYAYGRDLINGTSIFEYDVTKLSVYTLGNGLAGIEVYDLLRDEYDIQIEFGDICNILAYISIGDRIQDIERLVGALADIERLYKKDRTGMLSGEYIAPEVVISPQSAFYSRKISVPVEESAGKISGEFVMCYPPGIPILAPGEMITKDIVEYILYAREKGCSMQGTEDPAIEHLMVLEN; encoded by the coding sequence ATGAACGATAGGAACATAGAAGAACAAAGAAGGGCCCCTATTTATGAAGCGCTTGAGTCCTTTCAAAAAAAGAGGGTGGTTCCCTTTGACGTTCCGGGTCACAAAAGAGGGAGAGGAAATCCGGAGCTGGCGAAGCTTCTGGGAGAGAAGTGCGTGGGTCTCGATGTCAATTCCATGAAGCCTCTGGATAATTTATGTCACCCCGTATCCGTAATCCGGGATGCGGAAGAGCTTGCAGCCAGGGCCTTTGGTGCAGCAGATGCATTCTTGATGGTAGGTGGGACGACCTCAGCGGTACAGAGCATGATTCTGTCCGTCTGTAAGGCAGGTGAGAAGATGATTCTTCCCAGAAATGTACATAAGAGTGTCATTAATGCACTGGTTCTGTGCGGTGCAGTTCCGGTTTATGTAAATCCGGATGTGAACAGTATGCTGGGCATTTCTCTTGGTATGGAAATGAACCAGGTGGAGAAGGCAATCCGGGAAAACCCGGATGCAGTGGCAGTCTTTATCAATAACCCTACCTATTATGGAATTTGTTCCGACATCCGTTCCATTGTGAAGCTGGCCCACACACATGGGATGAAGGTCCTTGCAGATGAAGCTCATGGAACCCATCTCTATTTTGGAAAGGGGCTTCCTGTATCGGCGATGGAAGCAGGAGCGGATATGGCGGCAGTCTCCATGCATAAGTCGGGAGGCAGTCTGACCCAGAGCTCCCTGCTCCTTTTGAACAAGGGTGTCAATGGGGACTATGTGCGGCAGATCATAAATCTGACGCAGACCACCAGTGCTTCCTACCTGCTGCTGTCAAGCCTGGATATTTCGAGAAGAAATCTGGCTTTGAGAGGAGAGGAGTCATTTGCCCGTGTGGTGGAGATGGCGGAATATGCCAGAGATGAAATTAATTCCATCGGCGGATATTACGCCTACGGGCGGGATTTAATTAACGGAACCAGTATCTTCGAATATGATGTGACAAAGCTTTCTGTCTATACCCTGGGTAATGGACTGGCGGGGATTGAGGTCTATGACCTTCTCCGGGATGAATATGACATCCAGATCGAGTTCGGAGATATCTGCAATATTCTGGCCTATATTTCCATCGGAGACAGAATTCAGGATATCGAACGTCTGGTTGGCGCTCTGGCGGATATTGAGCGCCTCTATAAAAAAGACCGGACAGGGATGCTCTCCGGAGAATATATAGCGCCTGAGGTTGTGATTTCCCCGCAAAGTGCATTTTATTCCCGGAAGATATCGGTCCCTGTGGAAGAATCAGCAGGAAAAATCAGCGGTGAGTTTGTGATGTGCTACCCGCCCGGAATTCCAATACTGGCCCCGGGAGAGATGATTACGAAGGACATCGTGGAGTATATCCTCTACGCCAGAGAAAAGGGCTGTTCTATGCAGGGAACCGAAGACCCTGCGATAGAGCATCTGATGGTGCTGGAAAACTGA